The Synechococcus sp. HK05 DNA segment GGGCGAAGCGAATCACCCAGGGAGAAGGTGCAGTCGTAGCGCTTGAAGATCTCGCAGATGTCGTCGAAGCGGGTGTAGAGCGGGTTCTGCTTGTGGTGATAGAGCATCCACTGGGCGAGGATGCCGCCGCCGCGGCTCACAATGCCGGTGAGGCGGCCCTTCACCTTGGGCAGGTGCTCGATCAGAAGGCCAGCATGGATGGTCTGGTAGTCGACACCCTGCTGGCAGTGCTTCTCGATGATGTGCAGGAAGTCGTCTTCCGAGAGCTTCTCGATCGAGCCGTGGACGCTCTCGAGCGCCTGGTATACGGGCACCGTGCCGATGGGCACCGGCGAGGCATTGATGATCGCCGTGCGCACCTCATCGAGGTTCACGCCGCCGGTGGAGAGATCCATCACCGTGTCGGCGCCATATTTAACGGCCAGCTCGAGCTTCTTCAGCTCTTCGCTCACATCGCTGGCATTGGGCGAGGCGCCGATGTTGGCGTTCACCTTGCACTTGCTAGCGATGCCGATTGCCATCGGCTCCAAGTTCGGGTGATTGATGTTGGCCGGGATGATCATGCGGCCCCGGGCCACCTCCTCCATCACCAGCGATTCGGGCAGGTTCTCCCGCTTGGCCACGTGAGCCATCTCCTCAGTCACTACCCCCTGGCGGGCGTAGTGCATCTGGCTCACGTTGGCTTGGGCTTTGCGCTGTTCGATCCAGGCGCTGCGCATGACGGGCTACGGCGAAAGGTGATTCGGCCGGATCAACCGGCGGATACGGGGCGCAGCCTGAGGTTCTCGTCTCACTTCCCTGCGCCGGCATGACCCGGATCAGGTTCGGAGGGTTTGATCTCAGCCCCTGGGCAGGGGCACCCCTAGTGACCTGCTCAACCTAGCAAGCGTCAAGGCGAAGGAACCCATGCTCCAGCGCCATGGCAGGGAGAGGCACTGGCCGCATCAAGCCGGTCACAGGCGTTTATAGCCCTCTGCCTAGATCACCACACTCACCCTCTGATCCGGCGCGGTTCATTCTCGATAGAACCATAAGATGGGTACAACTCTTTCAAACTGGGTTACTACACGCCTGCCGGATGGACCCTCTGCGCAACCCCTTCGCGCCTGGTGCGGGAACCAGGCCACCTGAGCTCGCAGGGCGGGATACGCTACTGGCGCAAGCACAACTAGCTCTGCAACGCATCAGGCTCGGGCGCTCCGAAAAAAGCCAGATGCTGCTGGGATTGCGAGGTGTCGGCAAAACCGTTCTTCTCAACCGGTTCGCCGAGCTGGCAGAGGTCTTGGGCTACGAACACGTGCAGCTGGAGGCGCCTGAGGGCAGGCCTTTGGCGAGCTACCTCGCACCGGCCCTGAAGACCATCCTGCTGAGGTTGGATCGCATGGAACAGGATCACGTCTGGGCGGGCGAAGCCATGGCAGCCCTGCGTGGCTTTGCCAGCGCCTTCAACGTGAGCCTGGGCGACGTGAAGATCGGATTGAGCAAGCCGGCCCGTGCAGACAGCGGCAATCTGGAAGTGGATCTTCCCGAGCTGCTGGTCGCCACTGCACAGGCAGCCAAAGCGGCTGACACATCCGTGGCCGTGTTGATCGATGAGGTGCACTACCTCACGGAAGACGAACTAAAGGGATTGATCGTGGCCCTCCATCGTGTGGTGCAACGCGGCCTGCCGTTGATCCTGTTCGGGGCCGGCCTGCCCCAACTGGCCGCCCTCGCTGGCGATGCGAAATGGTATGCCGAACGCCTGTTCGATTTCCCGGCCGTGGCTGCCCTCTCACCGGATGCCGCTGCGCAGGCCATCCAAGATCCAATCCAAGAGGAAGACGCCGAGATTGACGCCGATGCCCTCGCTGAGATCGTGAGCCTTACACAGGGCTATCCCTATTTCCTACAGGAATGGGGCAAACACACCTGGACCGCAGCACAGGGCCCAAGAATCAGCTTGGCGGATGTCAACGAAGCCAGCGATCATGCCCGTGATGCGCTGGACCGCAGTTTTTTCCGGGTTCGCTTTGACCGCCTCACCCCGAGAGAACAGGACTATCTCCACGCCATGGCACAACTCGGCCCTGGCCCCCACCGCTCCGGAGCAATCGCCGAACAAATGCAACTGCGCGTGGAGCGCACGGGACCCCTGCGCAGTGGGCTCATCCGCAAAGGGATGATCTGGAGCCCCTCCCATGGCATGACGGCCTTCACGGTGCCGATGTTTGACACCTTTATGCGACGAGCCATGGACTGAAGACACCCAAGCTTGGATTCACTCACAAGGCGTTCGAAGACATACCGCTTCGCTCCGGCGACGCTGGTGAGCAGCTCATTGAAACACCGCAAAGTGCTCTGGTGAGCCTTGGCACAGCGGCTTTGTTGGGTAAACAAGTCTAACCAATAGACCTGTCGAGTAGAGTTTTAGTAGAAATGCTGGCTCGTAATGGCTGGATTTGGTCAGTCAAAGCAACGCAACGAATCCAAACCAAGCACCAAGCAACTCCAGACGCTTGTGGAGGAAGCAGTACGGCTTCACAAGGCTGGCCAGATCGACGAAGCCGAGACCCTCTACCTGCAGGCCCTGAACAGCGGGCTGGAACACGAAATCATCCTGTCCAATCTTGGTGTTATTTATAAACGCACGAATCAGGTCGACAAAGCAATTGAGATTTACAAACGAGCCATTTCTGTCAATCCTAAATTCGCTGACGCCCACGCAAATCTAGGGGGATTACTCCAAGAAAAGGGACAGCACGATGCAGCACTGCAAAGCCTGCATCAGGCCATTCAGCTTAATCCTCGACACGCAGTTGCCTTCAGCAACCTCGCACTGGCACTGCAAGCAACAGGCAGACATCAAGAAGCCATCAACAGTGCAGTGCAAGCAGTTCAAATCAATCCGAACCTAGCCTCAACCCGCACCAATTTAGGCACAGTTCTTAAAGGGCAGGGTCAACTGGAACAGGCTGCAGCCGCCACGCAAGAGGCCATCAAGCTGGATTCAAGCTACATTCCTGCTTACGTGAGCCTGGGAGTGATTTACAAGGAGCTTGGACATCTAGACGAAGCCCTGGCGGTGATCCATAAAGCCAGAACCCTGAAACCCGACTACGCCCCCACTTGCATTGCGATGGGGAGCATCCTCCAAGAAAGAGGCCAGCTCGAGGAGGCCATTCGCGCAACCAGGCAGGCCATTGAAATTGATCCTTCTAACGCTGTTGCCTATGTAAATTTGGGCATTATGCTGCAAAGCAATGACCAGCTAACTGAAGCAGTTAAAGTCACTGAAAGTGCAATCAACTTAGACCCGCGCAATGCCATGGCTTGGCGCAGCCTCGGCGCTATTTGCCGGGACAAAGGCGATATGGAACCCGCCCTTACGGCGACAAGCACGTCGATCAAGCTGAATCCGAACGATTCAGTTGCCTACATGAATCTAGGCTGCATTTATGCCGAACTGTGTGAGCATGAAAAAGCTGAGCGGTACTACGAGAAGGCATTGGAGATGGATCCGGATTACGTCGCAACTCAAGTAAATCTCTCGCAGTGCCAGCTTCTTCGGCATGACTACGAGAATGGGTGGAAAAACTATAGCAACCGCAAGGAGAAAACCACCATTCACGTGGGCAGCGCAGAATCCAAAAGAATGGATCAAATTGGGATTGATTCCACCAAGAACATTCTGATCGCAGGTGAACAAGGCATTGGCGATCAAATTCTTTTCGCATCACTCCTCAACGACATACAGCCAAGATGCAAAAAAGCTTATGTCACCGTTGATACACGACTTCTCCCGATTGTGAGGCGATCTTTTTCTGGCAATATTGAATTCTATCCCAATAACGTTAACCTTCCCAATCTTCCGGTTGAAGATTTTATTTCCATGGGAGACCTTGGCGCACTGGTCAGGAAAGACAAGAGCTCTTTCAAGGCGCAGCCTACTCAGTTTTTCACCGCAGATGTGCAGCGTGTCAAGGAAATTTCTTTCCACCTCAGAAATCAATCTAACCAAAAGATTATAGGCTTAAGCTGGCATTCGACAGGCTCACGCTATTTCAATAGAAATAAGTGTATCGCGATGGATATTCTGGCGCCAGCTTTGGCCGCATGCAACATCGATGCCGTAAAGCTCCAATATGGGGACTGCGCGAATGACGTGACTTCCGCAAGAGATCGACACAACCTCACGATTCAGGAGGTGCCTGATTTGGATGTCACCAATGACATCGATGGATTAGCCGCCTTGATCACTGCATGCGACGCGGTGGTGACCATTTCCAACGTCACAGCCCACTTAGCAGCAGCCCTTGGCAAACCAACACATTTGCTTGCCCCAGCTTCACCCCACTTCTACTGGGGCCTCGATGGCCCCACAACAGTCTGGTACCCAACTGTCAGAATTTACCGGCAGACCAAAAATGGTGACTGGACACCCGCGTTGAAACAACTTTCCAAGGCACTGCAACAGTAAACCTTTCTGTCAAGATTCCCAGAAACAATGGCACCTAGCGACTTAAATCACGCTAAGAGCAGGAGAAGAGCCCACAGCCTCACGTACGGCCAGCAACTGCTTCAGCAGAGCTTCCAAGCGATGCAAAGGCACCATATTGGGGCCGTCACTCAGAGCGTTGTCAGGGTCGGGGTGCACCTCCAAAAACAGGCCATCCACACCCACGGCCATCGCGGCGCGGGCTAGCGGCGCTACAAATTCACGCTGCCCGCCGCTGCTTGTGCCGCGGCCACCCGGTTGTTGCACCGAATGGGTGGCATCAAAGATCACGGGGCAGCCCAGGGCCTGCAGCTGCGGTAAACCGCGGTAATCCACCACAAGGGTGTTGTAGCCAAAGCTACTGCCCCGCTCCGTGAGCCAGAGGTTCTCCACATCGGCATCACGCAGTTTCTGCACCACCTGAGCCATATCCCACGGGGCCAGGAACTGGCCCTTTTTCACATTGATCGTTTTGCCGGTGCCTCGCACGGCATCCGCTGCGGCCAGGAGTAGATCGGTCTGGCGACAGAGAAATGCAGGGATCTGCAGCACATCCACCACCTCGGCCACCGGAGCCGCCTGGTGGCTTTCGTGAATGTCGGTGAGGACTGGGAGCCCCAGGCCCTGCTTCACGTCCGCCAGCACGGCCAGCCCCCCCTCCACACCGGGGCCGCGGAAGGAGCCGCCGGAGCTGCGGTTGGCCTTATCAAAGCTGGCCTTGAAGATGTAGCGGATCCCTAGGCGATCGGTGAGGGCCTTCACCTGCCCAGCCACCTCAAGCGCCAGCTCTCGACTTTCGATCACGCAAGGGCCGGCGATCAAGGTGAAGCTCATGACGCAAAAGAGCAGAAAGCAGTGAGCCGATCCTGGCGCAACCAAGCACCGGCAAACCGTCCGGGATTGCTTACAGACTGAACAGAACCCTGGAGGCCCTCAACCCAAGACACCGACAGCGTAAAACCAGCTGCAGACAACGTTATGAAAGCCAGAAAACCCCATGCAGAGCTGTGGTGTCTGCGATCTGCACAGCGCTTCAGAGGCCCGGCAGCGCTATGAGATCAGTCGCTCGCCGCTATGGATCCTGCGGCATCATCCCGATCCTGCGCCGTTTGCTGGCTGGTTGTTGCTGGATGCAAGGCGTCACATCGGCGGACCGATCCAGTTCTCTGCCCAGGAAGCCGCGGCGTGGGGGCTGGCTGTGCAGCGAGCGGCCCAACTGGTGGAGGCACTCACGGGCTGTGATCGCGTGTATGCGATCGCCTTCGGAGAAGGGGCGCGCCACCTGCATCTCCACCTGATCCCACGCTTTGGCTCCGAGCCCGCAAGCGAAGCTTGGAAGGTGGCGGATCTCTGTAGGGCCGTGCAGGCCGGCCAGCGGCCAGCGGCATCGCCCGATGCCGTGCGAAACCTGGTGGAGCGTGCCAGGCAAGCACATCTAGCTTAGGTCTATGACCAAGCCGATCCCGATCTTCATCGGTGTGGACCCCCGCGAGCGGGCCGCCACCAACGTGCTGATCGACAGCCTGTACCAGCACAGCAGCACACCGCTGGCGATCACGCCTCTACTCACCCCGCAGCTGGAAGCGCAGGGTCTCTACTGGCGACCCCGCGACCCGAAACAGAGCACCGCCTTCTCCTTCACCCGTTTTCTGGTGCCCCATCTGATGGGCTACCAGGGCTGGGCCATTTTCATGGACTGCGACATGCTCGCCCGCGGCAACATCGCTGATCTCTGGGCCCTACGCGATGAGCAGTTCGCCGTGCAGTGTGTGCAGCACGATCACGTGCCCGGCGAAACAGTGAAGTTCCTCGGAGAAGTGCAGAGCGCCTACCCCAAGAAAAACTGGAGCTCGCTGATGCTGCTCAACTGCGGCCGCTGCACCGCGCTCACGCCCGAGTTTGTGAACACGGCCACGGGCCTGGAGCTCCACCGCTTCCACTGGCTCGCCGGGGATCACGAGATCGGCGCGGTGCCCGAGGGCTGGAACCACCTGGTGGCTGTGCAGGATGCCGCTCAAGCCGAGGAAGCCCCACTCCTCCATTGGACTCTGGGCGGCCCCTGGTTCCAAGCGCAGCGCACCATGGGCGGTGCGCTGGCCGCCGAATGGTTCGTGGCCCGTGATCAAGCCTTTCGCTTGTTTGAGTGATGCACTGCGTTGTGGCCGTTCCCGCCCGGCTGGAATCCAGCCGCCTGCCCGGCAAGGTGCTGGCCGATATCGGCGGCCAGCCGATGCTGCAGAGAGTGCTGAAGCGCTGCGCCCAAGCCGCCTCACCGGCCGCAGTGGTGCTCTGTACCGACAGCCCAGATCTGATCGAACGCGCCGCCATCTGGGGCTTTGAAGCCCTACTCACCAGTCCCAGCTGTGAATCCGGCAGCGAACGGATCGCCTCCGTGGCCGATCAGCTGGTGGCCCGTGGTGGCGGCAGCAGCGAAGACACCCTGATCATCAACGTGCAGGGCGATCAGCCCTTCATCGATTCTGCCGTGATCGATGCGATGGCTGCCGAATTCGCCCACCGCACGCCGACGCCCGAGGTGCTCACGCCTGTGTATCGGATGGGTGCAGACAAGGTGC contains these protein-coding regions:
- the thiC gene encoding phosphomethylpyrimidine synthase ThiC; amino-acid sequence: MRSAWIEQRKAQANVSQMHYARQGVVTEEMAHVAKRENLPESLVMEEVARGRMIIPANINHPNLEPMAIGIASKCKVNANIGASPNASDVSEELKKLELAVKYGADTVMDLSTGGVNLDEVRTAIINASPVPIGTVPVYQALESVHGSIEKLSEDDFLHIIEKHCQQGVDYQTIHAGLLIEHLPKVKGRLTGIVSRGGGILAQWMLYHHKQNPLYTRFDDICEIFKRYDCTFSLGDSLRPGCLHDASDEAQLAELKTLGELTRRAWKHDVQVMVEGPGHVPMDQIEFNVKKQMEECAEAPFYVLGPLVTDIAPGYDHITSAIGAAMAGWYGTAMLCYVTPKEHLGLPNPEDVRNGLIAYKIAAHAADIARHRPGARDRDDELSRARYAFDWNRQFELSLDPERAKEYHDETLPADIYKQAEFCSMCGPKHCPMQTKITEEDLAALENSLAKQKV
- a CDS encoding ATP-binding protein, with product MDPLRNPFAPGAGTRPPELAGRDTLLAQAQLALQRIRLGRSEKSQMLLGLRGVGKTVLLNRFAELAEVLGYEHVQLEAPEGRPLASYLAPALKTILLRLDRMEQDHVWAGEAMAALRGFASAFNVSLGDVKIGLSKPARADSGNLEVDLPELLVATAQAAKAADTSVAVLIDEVHYLTEDELKGLIVALHRVVQRGLPLILFGAGLPQLAALAGDAKWYAERLFDFPAVAALSPDAAAQAIQDPIQEEDAEIDADALAEIVSLTQGYPYFLQEWGKHTWTAAQGPRISLADVNEASDHARDALDRSFFRVRFDRLTPREQDYLHAMAQLGPGPHRSGAIAEQMQLRVERTGPLRSGLIRKGMIWSPSHGMTAFTVPMFDTFMRRAMD
- a CDS encoding tetratricopeptide repeat protein; protein product: MAGFGQSKQRNESKPSTKQLQTLVEEAVRLHKAGQIDEAETLYLQALNSGLEHEIILSNLGVIYKRTNQVDKAIEIYKRAISVNPKFADAHANLGGLLQEKGQHDAALQSLHQAIQLNPRHAVAFSNLALALQATGRHQEAINSAVQAVQINPNLASTRTNLGTVLKGQGQLEQAAAATQEAIKLDSSYIPAYVSLGVIYKELGHLDEALAVIHKARTLKPDYAPTCIAMGSILQERGQLEEAIRATRQAIEIDPSNAVAYVNLGIMLQSNDQLTEAVKVTESAINLDPRNAMAWRSLGAICRDKGDMEPALTATSTSIKLNPNDSVAYMNLGCIYAELCEHEKAERYYEKALEMDPDYVATQVNLSQCQLLRHDYENGWKNYSNRKEKTTIHVGSAESKRMDQIGIDSTKNILIAGEQGIGDQILFASLLNDIQPRCKKAYVTVDTRLLPIVRRSFSGNIEFYPNNVNLPNLPVEDFISMGDLGALVRKDKSSFKAQPTQFFTADVQRVKEISFHLRNQSNQKIIGLSWHSTGSRYFNRNKCIAMDILAPALAACNIDAVKLQYGDCANDVTSARDRHNLTIQEVPDLDVTNDIDGLAALITACDAVVTISNVTAHLAAALGKPTHLLAPASPHFYWGLDGPTTVWYPTVRIYRQTKNGDWTPALKQLSKALQQ
- the kdsA gene encoding 3-deoxy-8-phosphooctulonate synthase — its product is MSFTLIAGPCVIESRELALEVAGQVKALTDRLGIRYIFKASFDKANRSSGGSFRGPGVEGGLAVLADVKQGLGLPVLTDIHESHQAAPVAEVVDVLQIPAFLCRQTDLLLAAADAVRGTGKTINVKKGQFLAPWDMAQVVQKLRDADVENLWLTERGSSFGYNTLVVDYRGLPQLQALGCPVIFDATHSVQQPGGRGTSSGGQREFVAPLARAAMAVGVDGLFLEVHPDPDNALSDGPNMVPLHRLEALLKQLLAVREAVGSSPALSVI
- a CDS encoding HIT family protein, giving the protein MQSCGVCDLHSASEARQRYEISRSPLWILRHHPDPAPFAGWLLLDARRHIGGPIQFSAQEAAAWGLAVQRAAQLVEALTGCDRVYAIAFGEGARHLHLHLIPRFGSEPASEAWKVADLCRAVQAGQRPAASPDAVRNLVERARQAHLA
- the kdsB gene encoding 3-deoxy-manno-octulosonate cytidylyltransferase, coding for MHCVVAVPARLESSRLPGKVLADIGGQPMLQRVLKRCAQAASPAAVVLCTDSPDLIERAAIWGFEALLTSPSCESGSERIASVADQLVARGGGSSEDTLIINVQGDQPFIDSAVIDAMAAEFAHRTPTPEVLTPVYRMGADKVHNPNVVKTLLAADGRALYFSRSAIPHVRGVDPVDWHAHTTYWGHVGLYGYRADVLMRWNQLPHSPLEHTEKLEQLRLIEAGIQIGTFPVEGESLSVDTAEQLEQARSIAITDVL